Proteins encoded by one window of Salvia splendens isolate huo1 chromosome 14, SspV2, whole genome shotgun sequence:
- the LOC121765373 gene encoding probable lysine-specific demethylase ELF6, which produces MKNAEIPKWLERLPLAPEFYPTDTEFADPIAYISKIEKEASAFGICKVIPPLPKPSRKYVLHNLNKSLSKCPELDGNCLVRSSKTDDHVRSDCDRKSSAVFTTRQQELGCEKGKKVKEGVGDHVLRAQKQVWQSGEVYTLEQFEAKAKAFAKSTLGVVKDVNPLVIETLFWKAASEKPIYVEYANDVPGSGFSEPEGLLRYFDRRRRRRKTRKRNSFDRNNLGSSDSKNDQVETVNSVSNDKDLGIQKNPSSHTETVLNCLPSQPTRDDASFSGRKDSQDRSEMEGTAGWKLSNSPWNLQVMARSAGSLTRFMPDDIPGVTSPMVYIGMLFSWFAWHVEDHELHSLNFLHVGSPKTWYAVPGDDAFNFEEAIRLRAYGGNPDRLVALSHLGEKTTVLSPEAIVASGIPCCRLVQYPGEFVVTFPRAYHIGFSHGFNCGEAANFGTAKWLAIAKEAAVRRAAMNYLPMLSHQQLLYLLTMSFISRIPRSLLPGVRSSRSRDRLKEERELSVKRAFIEDILCENNRVTILLQRNSYYHAVLWDVDSLPSSSKVSELCHDADASVLTSVGDNSPAKDDSAHDVNDLSKYISSVGYDLDDDDLSYDFQIESGTLPCVACGILGFPFMAVVQPSDIASVDLLRVDPVAVPVESAHTCNVVEGSSEDAKMKSMLSKKDPHCVAEASLAAKKCRPLAHGHSSSSNHDTVSPDVKIDMGWDISDVSRKSRIFCVEHAIEIEKLLSSRGGANVLVICHSDFQKIKAHAAAIAEEIAVPFSYTETLLGNASPEDLKLIDIAIDREEKVARVEDWTSLLNINLQHCVKMKKSSPSANVQHLLSLGGLFQNATPVSDASRTNWLSRKLRSKRHQKRLLQSKPFPSFEAAKEDMNGKSEQQTAKKDDKLIQYSRKRCKVGVSVENIAGETASGPTVLPSHGASEFHGEHLMASSFESHSANSIVASTPVENASDKSGDSCLDIKAADGGSQKSERCNSETVGSTTDKNGMDDVAGDEMPREEDTVDEAALPSEACDRPAENDCAVPDNIQSDGCCEIEETSRHDDCSNASDEEQVETASDQLATENEVSNSSSSEGQRSVQTDEDDDDNQERVISSPENCDGETNVASRPIALLEDNSVDDPKTEAGSKRKRKRELLGLQLDDHIHFSGFTRSPCEGLRPRARENPSTRVTDNREPDEEAPTVKKSRKAADQPVPRKEKKGNTKGRHQCELDGCTMKFRTKAELLLHKGNQCPVEGCRKKFNSHKYVILHQRVHDDDRPLKCPWEGCTMSFKWAWARTEHIRVHTGERPYVCKIKGCGLTFRFVSDFSRHRRKTGHYVSPPA; this is translated from the exons ATGAAGAATGCTGAAATACCCAAATGGCTTGAGAGGTTGCCTTTGGCGCCTGAATTTTACCCCACTGATACTGAATTTGCCGACCCAATTGCTTACATATCTAAGATAGAGAAAGAGGCTAGTGCCTTTGGCATATGTAAAGTGATTCCTCCATTGCCAAAGCCGTCGAGAAAGTATGTGCTTCATAACTTGAATAAGTCTCTCTCCAAGTGTCCGGAATTGGATGGTAATTGTCTTGTGCGGTCCTCAAAGACAGATGATCATGTTAGGAGTGATTGTGATAGAAAGTCTAGTGCTGTTTTTACCACAAGGCAGCAAGAGTTGGGCTGTGAGAAAGGGAAAAAGGTGAAGGAGGGGGTTGGGGATCATGTGCTCAGGGCTCAGAAGCAGGTTTGGCAGAGTGGGGAAGTTTATACGCTTGAGCAGTTTGAGGCGAAGGCCAAGGCTTTCGCTAAAAGCACACTTGGGGTTGTGAAAGATGTCAATCCCTTAGTTATTGAGACCTTGTTCTGGAAAGCTGCTTCGGAGAAGCCTATATATGTGGAGTATGCGAATGATGTGCCCGGCTCTGGGTTTAGTGAGCCTGAGGGGCTGTTGCGTTACTTTGACAGACGCAGAAGGAGGAGGAAGACGAGGAAGAGGAACTCGTTTGACAGGAACAATTTAGGTAGTTCTGACAGCAAGAATGATCAAGTAGAAACAGTGAATAGTGTTAGCAATGATAAAGATTTGGGCATCCAGAAGAATCCTAGTTCCCATACAGAGACTGTGCTGAATTGTCTACCTTCACAGCCTACACGTGATGATGCTTCCTTTTCTGGCCGGAAAGATTCTCAAGATAGGAGCGAAATGGAAGGCACTGCTGGGTGGAAGCTTTCAAATAGTCCTTGGAATTTACAAGTCATGGCTAGGTCCGCAGGATCGCTAACTCGTTTCATGCCAGATGATATCCCTGGTGTGACGTCTCCCATGGTTTATATTGGGATGTTGTTCAGTTGGTTTGCTTGGCATGTGGAAGATCACGAGCTTCACAGCTTGAATTTCCTGCACGTGGGCTCCCCCAAAACTTGGTATGCTGTACCAGGAGATGATGCTTTCAACTTCGAGGAAGCTATTCGTCTTCGTGCCTATGGAGGAAATCCTGATCGGTTGG TTGCACTATCTCACTTGGGGGAAAAGACTACTGTTTTGTCTCCTGAAGCTATTGTTGCATCTGGCATCCCGTGTTGCAG GCTCGTACAGTACCCTGGTGAATTTGTTGTGACTTTTCCAAGAGCTTACCACATTGGATTCAGTCATG GTTTCAACTGTGGAGAAGCTGCTAATTTCGGAACTGCTAAGTGGCTTGCAATAGCTAAGGAAGCTGCTGTTCGCAGAGCTGCCATGAATTACCTTCCTATGCTTTCTCATCAGCAACTGTTGTACTTGTTAACCATGTCTTTCATTTCGAG AATACCGAGATCCTTATTGCCTGGGGTACGAAGCTCACGTTCGAGAGATCGTTTGAAGGAAGAAAGAGAATTGTCTGTAAAGAGAGCATTTATAGAAGATATCTTGTGTGAAAACAATCGGGTGACTATTCTTCTCCAAAGAAATTCCTACTACCACGCAGTTCTGTGGGATGTTGATTCACTTCCATCATCGAGTAAAGTATCCGAACTCTGCCATGACGCAGATGCTTCTGTGTTGACATCAGTGGGCGATAATTCTCCTGCAAAAGATGACAGTGCACATGATGTCAATGACCTGAGCAAGTATATTAGTTCTGTTGGTTATGATCTTGATGATGATGACTTGTCATACGATTTTCAAATAGAATCAGGGACTTTACCTTGTGTTGCTTGTGGCATCCTTGGTTTTCCATTTATGGCAGTCGTGCAACCATCTGACATAGCATCGGTTGATCTTCTGCGTGTGGATCCCGTTGCTGTTCCTGTGGAATCTGCTCATACCTGTAATGTGGTGGAAGGTTCTTCTGAAG ATGCGAAGATGAAATCTATGTTGAGCAAAAAGGATCCCCACTGTGTTGCTGAAGCATCTTTAGCTGCCAAAAAATGTCGGCCCCTGGCCCATGGCCACTCCTCATCTTCAAATCATGACACTGTTTCTCCGGATGTTAAGATAGACATGGGTTGGGACATATCTGATGTATCTCGAAAATCAAGGATATTCTGTGTAGAGCACGCGATTGAAATTGAAAAATTGCTGAGTTCGAGAGGCGGAGCAAATGTTCTTGTGATTTGTCATTCAG ACTTTCAGAAAATAAAGGCCCATGCTGCGGCCATTGCAGAGGAGATAGCTGTTCCTTTCAGTTACACAGAGACACTACTGGGTAATGCTTCTCCCGAAGATCTGAAGCTGATCGATATTGCTATTGATAGAGAAGAAAAAGTCGCCCGTGTAGAAGACTGGACGTCGCTGTTGAATATCAATCTACAGCATTGtgtgaagatgaagaagagttCTCCATCTGCGAATGTTCAGCATTTACTGAGCTTGGGCGGATTGTTTCAGAATGCAACCCCTGTTTCAGATGCATCCCGCACAAATTGGCTGTCGAGAAAATTACGCTCAAAGCGCCATCAGAAACGCCTCTTGCAGAGTAAACCCTTCCCCAGCTTTGAAGCTGCCAAGGAGGATATGAATGGGAAAAGCGAACAACAAACGGCTAAGAAAGATGATAAGCTTATCCAATATTCGAGGAAGCGATGCAAGGTCGGTGTTTCTGTAGAAAACATAGCAGGAGAAACGGCCTCAGGGCCGACTGTGTTACCTTCTCATGGAGCATCCGAGTTTCATGGTGAGCACCTGATGGCTTCATCTTTTGAATCTCACTCTGCAAACTCCATCGTTGCCTCCACTCCGGTTGAGAATGCTTCTGACAAATCTGGTGATTCGTGTCTTGACATCAAGGCGGCTGATGGTGGCAGCCAGAAAAGTGAAAGGTGCAATTCCGAGACTGTTGGCTCGACTACGGATAAAAATGGGATGGATGATGTTGCAGGAGATGAAATGCCGAGAGAGGAAGACACTGTTGATGAAGCTGCTCTGCCAAGCGAAGCTTGTGATCGGCCGGCGGAGAATGACTGTGCGGTGCCGGATAATATTCAGTCTGATGGATGTTGTGAGATTGAAGAAACTTCTAGACACGACGACTGTTCAAACGCTTCAGACGAAGAGCAGGTTGAAACAGCGTCCGATCAACTTGCCACAGAGAATGAGGTATCGAATTCCTCAAGCTCTGAAGGACAGCGGTCTGTACAGAcagatgaagatgatgatgacaaTCAAGAGAGAGTTATTTCGAGTCCTGAAAATTGTGACGGTGAGACTAATGTAGCCAGCAGGCCCATCGCTCTGTTGGAGGATAACAGTGTCGATGATCCCAAAACAGAAGCCGGaagcaaaaggaaaaggaaaagagaacTACTCGGCCTGCAATTAGATGATCACATCCATTTCAGCGGCTTTACCAGAAGCCCATGCGAGGGGTTGAGACCTCGGGCAAGAGAAAATCCATCAACTCGTGTTACTGACAACAGGGAACCAGATGAGGAAGCACCGACAGTGAAGAAGTCGAGGAAGGCTGCCGATCAGCCTGTCCCTCGCAAGGAGAAGAAAGGAAACACGAAGGGACGTCATCAGTGTGAGTTAGACGGCTGCACAATGAAGTTCCGGACAAAGGCTGAGCTACTCCTGCACAAAGGAAACCAGTGCCCGGTCGAGGGGTGCAGGAAGAAATTCAACTCCCACAAATACGTTATATTGCACCAGCGCGTCCACGATGATGATAGGCCTCTGAAATGTCCTTGGGAAGGCTGCACGATGTCGTTCAAGTGGGCCTGGGCGAGGACTGAGCATATACGCGTGCACACGGGAGAGAGGCCGTATGTCTGCAAAATCAAGGGATGCGGTCTCACCTTCAGATTTGTATCAGATTTCAGCCGGCATAGAAGGAAAACCGGGCATTATGTAAGCCCACCAGCATAG